In the Deinococcus radiophilus genome, one interval contains:
- a CDS encoding DUF1990 domain-containing protein, which produces MRARFLPRRTPQEQREWLYERQKYRLDQYVDVGPNFDPTRLSEYTSATGWHVDDYEQDLMPESPGAPWPEGSFHAAQQVLRNYSFPPPDLITGIFTPDTPLEERVMVLRGRFLLFTFWFGVKVTGVVDEQRQRPDGLTEQVWGYSYQTLEGHYEQGQIDFTVHKVLETGQVTFRIHAVSRTGHISNLIYRIGFRVFGRYLQRRFAFQSMRRLKEQVGEMLRTGALAPAPSETPPHRPAEGELPDEVQDQLTEQGHGEKGG; this is translated from the coding sequence GTGAGGGCACGTTTCCTCCCCAGGCGCACTCCGCAGGAGCAGCGCGAATGGTTGTATGAACGCCAGAAGTACCGCCTGGACCAGTATGTGGACGTGGGGCCGAACTTTGACCCCACCCGCCTGAGCGAGTACACCAGTGCCACCGGCTGGCATGTGGACGACTACGAACAGGACCTGATGCCCGAAAGCCCTGGTGCGCCCTGGCCGGAAGGCTCCTTTCACGCCGCTCAGCAGGTGTTACGGAACTACAGTTTCCCGCCGCCAGATTTGATTACCGGCATCTTTACGCCCGACACGCCCCTGGAAGAGCGGGTGATGGTGCTGCGGGGCCGATTCCTGCTGTTCACCTTCTGGTTCGGGGTCAAGGTGACGGGCGTGGTGGACGAGCAGCGCCAGCGCCCGGACGGCCTGACTGAGCAGGTCTGGGGCTACTCATACCAGACCCTGGAGGGTCATTACGAACAGGGTCAGATTGATTTCACGGTTCATAAGGTGCTGGAAACCGGCCAGGTCACGTTCCGTATTCACGCCGTGTCACGCACTGGGCACATCTCCAATCTGATTTACCGCATTGGCTTTAGGGTGTTCGGGCGCTACTTGCAGCGGCGCTTCGCGTTTCAGTCCATGCGCCGCCTCAAAGAGCAGGTGGGGGAGATGCTGCGAACAGGTGCCCTGGCTCCGGCTCCCAGCGAGACACCGCCACACCGTCCAGCGGAGGGCGAATTGCCGGATGAGGTGCAGGATCAGCTAACGGAACAAGGCCACGGGGAGAAAGGGGGCTGA
- a CDS encoding IclR family transcriptional regulator, giving the protein MSRPLQTVMSAVRVLEAFDADRTEWRLSELAEFLDLPTSTLHETLETLSVTGLLQKTGRGRYALGWRLLKLSSALYSSLPWYGPAHDTMNALARGTRRLAFLAVLDQSGPQPQVLCIARSVQGREGDEVEGETRFQLPAHASASGKLLFALHGLPLPNHPPRYTAYTSPSPWDQEAAAIRAADLAVTQDEWSLGTSSLAVPVRGLGGEALCALGLSLPTDQLRGRELLERRLRRATHDLGWELGGR; this is encoded by the coding sequence ATGTCCCGGCCGCTGCAGACCGTCATGAGCGCCGTGCGCGTTTTGGAAGCATTTGACGCTGACCGGACCGAGTGGCGGCTGAGTGAGCTGGCCGAATTTCTGGACCTGCCGACCAGCACGCTGCACGAAACGCTAGAGACGTTAAGCGTGACTGGCCTGCTCCAGAAAACTGGGCGGGGCCGATATGCATTGGGCTGGCGCTTGCTGAAGCTGTCCAGCGCGTTGTATTCGTCGCTCCCCTGGTATGGCCCTGCCCACGACACCATGAACGCCCTGGCACGCGGGACCCGGCGGCTGGCTTTTTTGGCAGTGCTGGACCAGAGCGGGCCCCAGCCACAAGTGCTGTGCATTGCCCGCAGTGTGCAGGGCCGTGAGGGTGACGAGGTCGAAGGCGAAACACGTTTTCAGCTGCCGGCCCATGCCAGTGCCAGCGGCAAGTTGCTGTTCGCGCTGCATGGCTTACCCTTGCCGAACCACCCGCCGCGCTACACCGCCTACACCTCGCCGTCCCCCTGGGACCAAGAAGCCGCGGCCATCCGCGCTGCTGATCTGGCGGTCACCCAGGACGAGTGGTCACTGGGAACGTCCAGTCTGGCGGTGCCAGTACGCGGTCTGGGTGGTGAGGCCCTGTGTGCCCTGGGCCTGAGTCTGCCCACCGACCAGTTGCGCGGGCGAGAATTGCTGGAGCGGCGACTGCGGCGTGCAACTCACGATCTGGGCTGGGAACTGGGGGGCAGATGA
- a CDS encoding GNAT family N-acetyltransferase, translated as MKEAADPNPPLVTGRLRLEPQRAEHTPLMMRVLADPRTHTYLPSDPPEDEAALRERYARLESRRSPDGSELWLNWVVFQSTQAIGTVQATVQPERAQAEVAYVFHPGNWGQGYAAEAVQALLDFLCTELEVKQFRATTDTRNLASQRLLERLGFTQVSEIRGADKFKGTVSDEYIYERGCGE; from the coding sequence ATGAAAGAGGCAGCCGACCCCAATCCGCCGCTGGTCACCGGGCGGCTGCGCCTGGAGCCTCAGCGGGCGGAACACACGCCCCTGATGATGCGGGTGCTGGCCGACCCCCGGACGCACACCTACTTGCCCAGCGACCCTCCTGAAGATGAAGCGGCGCTGCGTGAGCGCTACGCCCGGCTGGAATCGCGCCGCTCACCGGACGGCAGCGAACTGTGGCTGAACTGGGTGGTGTTTCAGAGCACCCAGGCCATCGGCACAGTGCAGGCCACGGTCCAGCCAGAGCGCGCCCAAGCAGAGGTGGCCTACGTGTTTCACCCGGGCAACTGGGGCCAGGGCTACGCGGCGGAAGCGGTGCAGGCCCTGCTAGATTTCCTATGTACGGAGCTGGAAGTTAAGCAGTTCCGGGCCACCACCGACACCCGCAACCTTGCTTCTCAGCGCTTGCTGGAGCGCCTGGGCTTCACGCAGGTTTCGGAGATCCGGGGCGCGGACAAATTTAAAGGGACAGTTAGCGATGAGTACATTTACGAGCGGGGATGCGGCGAATGA
- a CDS encoding DUF1990 family protein, with product MSQQDTQKAPEGYGPLIERRYWIEFQRPQKSAQEIMAYIQRHIEEFSPKALANFQKEEGSEYTLRPGDEFHITILGPWNGDVRVLEVGELHFKMETLEGHPEAGEITFSIEPAEHFEDALHFEIRSLARSRDGVVAVTYDRLGVGKKAQEMTWVKFCERVCEFGGGEAIGEVQVRTLYEDDLDARTKAEAQAQ from the coding sequence ATGAGCCAGCAAGACACCCAGAAAGCCCCGGAAGGCTATGGTCCGCTGATTGAGCGCCGCTACTGGATAGAGTTTCAGCGCCCACAGAAATCGGCGCAGGAAATCATGGCCTACATTCAGCGCCACATTGAAGAATTTAGCCCCAAGGCCCTGGCGAACTTCCAGAAAGAAGAAGGGTCAGAGTACACGCTGCGCCCCGGCGACGAGTTTCACATCACCATTCTCGGTCCCTGGAACGGTGATGTACGTGTGCTGGAAGTGGGCGAGCTCCACTTCAAAATGGAAACCCTCGAAGGCCACCCGGAAGCGGGCGAAATCACCTTCTCGATTGAACCAGCAGAGCATTTTGAGGATGCCCTGCACTTCGAGATTCGTTCGCTGGCCCGCTCGCGTGACGGGGTGGTGGCCGTGACCTACGACCGGCTGGGCGTGGGCAAGAAGGCGCAGGAGATGACCTGGGTCAAGTTCTGTGAGCGCGTCTGTGAGTTCGGTGGCGGCGAGGCGATCGGTGAGGTGCAGGTCCGTACCCTCTACGAAGACGACCTGGACGCCCGCACCAAGGCCGAGGCGCAGGCGCAGTGA